Sequence from the Streptomyces sp. NBC_00358 genome:
CTCCATGTGGGCCACGCCTACGACTTCATCCGCTGGGCCGAGCGCTACGGTTACGACCTCGCCTACGCCGACGCCCGCGACCTGCACGCCGGCCGCGTCGACCCCACCCGCTACCGGGGCCTGGTCTTCCCGGGCCACGACGAGTACTGGTCGCCGCAGATGCGCCGCACCACGGAACTCGCCCGCGAGCACGGCACCTCGCTCGTCTTCCTCTCCGCCAACACCATGTACTGGCAGGTGGAGCTGGGCCCTTCCCCGTCGGGCGTCGCCGACCGGCTGCTGACCTGCCGGAAACGCCGGGGTCCGGGCAAGCCCGCCCTCTGGCGGGAGATCGACCGCCCGGAGCAGCAGCTCATCGGCATCCAGTACGCGGGACGCGTCCCCGAGCCGCAGCCGCTGATCGTCCGCAACGCCGACCACTGGCTGTGGGAGGCGACCGGCGCGCACGACGGCGACGAGGTGGAGGGCATGGTCGCCGGTGAGGCGGACCGTTACTTCCCGCGCACGCCACTGCCGGAGCACCAGGACCGCATCCTCCTCGCGCACTCCCCGTACCCGGACAGCGAGGGAGTCCTGCGCCATCAGGAGACCTCGCTCTACCGGGCCCCGTCCGGCGCGCTGGTCTTCGCGTCCGGGACGTTCGCGTGGTCCCCGGCCCTCGACCGCCCCGGCCACGTGGACCCCCGTATCCAGCGGGCGACCGCCAATCTCCTCGACCGCATCTGCAAACACGACTGAGACACGACCGAGGAAGCCCCGCCGGGCGCCCCGTGGCACACCCGCGGCGCGGACACCCGCACCCGCACATGGCGCCCCCTGTCCGAACCCGCTCGCCCCATACGGGAGAATCGAGGCAGTTGGACATAACCACGGGGAGGAACCGTGTCCGGATTCGTCGAAAAGCCCGAGCCCCTTCAGGTGCCGGGTCTGGTGCATCTGCACACCGGCAAGGTGCGCGATCTGTACCAGAACGAGGCGGGCGACCTCGTGATGGTCGCCAGCGACCGCATCTCCGCCTACGACTGGGTTCTCCCCACCGAGATCCCCGACAAGGGCCGCACACTCACCCAGCTCTCCCTGTGGTGGTTCGACCAGCTCGCCGAGCTGGCGCCCAACCACGTGCTGAGCACCGAACTCCCGCCGGGCGCCCCGGCCGACTGGGCCGGCCGCACCCTGATCTGCAAGTCCCTGCGGATGGCGCCCGTCGAGTGCGTCGCCCGCGGCTATCTGACCGGCTCGGGCCTCGTCGAGTACAACGAGTCCCGCACGGTCTGCGGCCTCGCGCTCCCCGAGGGTCTCGTCGACGGCTCGGAACTCCCCGCGCCGATCTTCACCCCGGCCACCAAGGCCGCGGTCGGCGAGCACGACGAGAACGTGTCGTACGAGGAGGTCGCCCGCCAGGTCGGCGCCGACACCGCCGCCGAGCTGCGCCAGGCGACCCTCGCCGTCTACGGCCGTGCCCGCGACATCGCGCGCGACCGGGGCATCATCCTCGCGGACACCAAGTTCGAGTTCGGCTACGAGGGCGAGACGCTCGTCCTCGCCGACGAGGTGCTGACCCCGGACTCCTCGCGTTTCTGGCCCGCCGACGTCTGGGAGCCGGGCCACGCCCAGCCGTCCTTCGACAAGCAGTACGTCCGCGACTGGCTGACCTCCGCGGAGTCGGGCTGGGACCGCAGGAGCGAGCAGCCGCCGCCGGCCCTGCCCGAGCACGTCGTGGCGGCCACCCGCGCCAAGTACATCGAGGCGTACGAGCGCCTGACCGGCGTCAGCTGGACCTGACCTCACCACGGGCCCGGCCTACCGGGCCCCGACCTCGCACCGGGCCCGGCCATCCGCCGGGCCCGGCAGCGGGCCGGAGCACACGAAGAAGCCCCCGACCACAGGCCGGGGGCTTCTTTACTGGAGCGGACGACCAGGTTCGAACTGGCGACCTCAACCTTGGCAAGGTTGCGCTCTACCAACTGAGCTACGTCCGCATGCGCCGTGGCGCGACAGCCACTATACCCAACCTCGCTCCCGTGCGAGACGCACCGCGGCATGCCGATTCTCCGCGCCCAGCTTGGACGCGGCCGACGACAGATAGTTCCGTACGGTCCCCTGGGACAGCGCGGCCCGTTCCGCGATCTCCGCCACGGGTGCCCCGTCGGCGGCGAATTCGAGCACCTCCGCCTCGCGAGCGGTCAGCGGTGAGTCCCCGGCGGAGATCGCGTCCGCCGCCAACTCCGGGTCCACATAACGGTTTCCCGCGTGCACGGTACGGATGATCTCCGCGAGCCGCCGCGCGCTCACGGTCTTCGGGACGAACCCGCGCACACCCGCCGCGAGCGCCCGCTTCAGATGCCCCGGCCGTCCGTGACTCGTCACGATGAGCACCTGGCAGCCCGGCAGTTCGGCCCGTAGGGATGTGGCCACGCTCACACCGTCCGCCCCCGGCATCTGGAGATCCAGTACGGCGACATCGGGCACATGCGCCCGTGCCATCGCCAGCGCCTCCGGCCCGGTCGCCGCCTCGGCCACCACGACCAGGTCGTCCTCCAGCCCGAGCAGCGCGGCCAGTGCTCCCCGGATCAGATGCTCGTCGTCGGCGAGCAGCAGCCGTACGGGACGCCCGGCCGCCGACAGCCCGCTCGCCCCGGACGCTTCGGTGGCTTCGGTCGCTCCGGTCTCCCCGGACGCTCCGGACGTCATGGCCTGGCCTCTCTCACCTGGTGCGGGAAGGCTGCCGACGACGTGCCGGTCTCCGTGCCCGGGTCGCCGCCCCCGGTCCCGCCCTTGCCCGTGCCGCTGTCCATGCCTCTGCCCCTGCCTCTGTCCTGGGCGCTGTTTGCGCCGTCGGCCCGGTGTACGTCCGCGGGCTCGTCCACGGTCCCGCCTCCTGGGCCGTCCCGGTCGGGGGAGACCGGCAGAGGCACCTCGGCCGCGAGGCGGAACATTCCGCCGCTCGCGTCGGCCCGCAGCACCCCGTCCACCACCCCCAGCCGCTCCCGCAGCCCCACGAGCCCGGTCCCTCGCCGCTCCCCGGAGTTCCCGTCCGGCCCGGGGCCCGGCCCGCCGCCTTCCGGCACCCCGTCGTTCTCGACGGTGAGCGTCACCCGGTCCTCGGCCACCCGCAGGGTCAGCGCGCATCTTCTGGCGTCCCCGTGCCGCAGCACGTTCGTGGTGGCCTCCCGGACGACCCAGCCCAGCGCCGACTGCACCTGCGCCGGCAGCTCCGCGGCGCTGCCGGTGATGGCGCAGTCGATGCCGGCGGCGGTCAACACGCCCTGGGCTCCGGCCAGTTCGTTGGCCAGGTCGGCATCGCGGTACCCCCGTACGACCTCCCGTACCTCCCGTTGCGACTCCTGGGCGATCCGCTGTACCTCGGTCATCTGGTCCACGGCCTCGGGGCGCCCGCGCCTGGCGAGCTGCACCGCGAGCTCGCTCTTGAGGGCGATCACCGCGAGGTTGCGGCCCATCACGTCGTGCAGATCACGGCCGAAGCGCAGCCGTTCCTCGGCGACGGCGAGCCGGGCGCGGGTCTCGCGGGCCGCGTCGAGTTCGTAG
This genomic interval carries:
- a CDS encoding phosphoribosylaminoimidazolesuccinocarboxamide synthase; amino-acid sequence: MSGFVEKPEPLQVPGLVHLHTGKVRDLYQNEAGDLVMVASDRISAYDWVLPTEIPDKGRTLTQLSLWWFDQLAELAPNHVLSTELPPGAPADWAGRTLICKSLRMAPVECVARGYLTGSGLVEYNESRTVCGLALPEGLVDGSELPAPIFTPATKAAVGEHDENVSYEEVARQVGADTAAELRQATLAVYGRARDIARDRGIILADTKFEFGYEGETLVLADEVLTPDSSRFWPADVWEPGHAQPSFDKQYVRDWLTSAESGWDRRSEQPPPALPEHVVAATRAKYIEAYERLTGVSWT
- a CDS encoding response regulator, with product MTSGASGETGATEATEASGASGLSAAGRPVRLLLADDEHLIRGALAALLGLEDDLVVVAEAATGPEALAMARAHVPDVAVLDLQMPGADGVSVATSLRAELPGCQVLIVTSHGRPGHLKRALAAGVRGFVPKTVSARRLAEIIRTVHAGNRYVDPELAADAISAGDSPLTAREAEVLEFAADGAPVAEIAERAALSQGTVRNYLSSAASKLGAENRHAAVRLARERGWV
- a CDS encoding sensor histidine kinase: MSGPSGWWRGKSTPAKVETYTRWSFHFFSVIEAVSIGLPVFGNVSAARSWALFLLVCGHSVFCAVTASRALDWVRGTRRRPRRTLIALAVGTCAVDVVGALLAGTPWHPTSDGEFLVASSLLVGVTAFGAGTIALGTRDRRRMTYAVLGAAAGAGALSVPLGFPGPAALVTAVLVLLTAGFLTFTAAFSVWLLDAVYELDAARETRARLAVAEERLRFGRDLHDVMGRNLAVIALKSELAVQLARRGRPEAVDQMTEVQRIAQESQREVREVVRGYRDADLANELAGAQGVLTAAGIDCAITGSAAELPAQVQSALGWVVREATTNVLRHGDARRCALTLRVAEDRVTLTVENDGVPEGGGPGPGPDGNSGERRGTGLVGLRERLGVVDGVLRADASGGMFRLAAEVPLPVSPDRDGPGGGTVDEPADVHRADGANSAQDRGRGRGMDSGTGKGGTGGGDPGTETGTSSAAFPHQVREARP